The genomic region CAGTCAGGGCCGCACGGTGAACTTCAAGAACACCGTGCTGATCATGACGAGCAACCTCGGCTCCGAGTTGATCACCGGCGCGCAGCGGGCCGTCGGTTTCGGCACCGGGGACGTGGGCAGCGAGCAGGAGAACGACGAGCTGCGCGAACGGCTGATGCGCCGCCTCCAGGAGAACTTCCGGCCGGAGTTCCTCAACCGCATCGACGAGGTCATCATCTTCCGCCGCCTGGAGGCCGAGCAGTTGCGCGACATCACCGCGCTGCTGTTGGAGGAGACCCGCCGTCGGCTGCACGCCCAGGACATCCAGGTGGAGTTCACCACCGCAGGCATCGACTGGCTCGCCGAGCACGGCTACCAGCCGGAGTTCGGCGCCCGCCCGCTGCGCCGGGTCATCCAACGGGAGGTGGACAACCACCTGTCGCGGATGCTGCTGGAGTCGGCGATCTCGCCCGGACAGAAGGTCACCGTGGACGCCCGCGACGGGCAGCTCACCTTCGACGTGACCGCGGGCGAGCGGGGGTACACCGCCGCCACGACAACACACCCGCGATGACTCCGCCCGCGCGACGAGACGACCACGAGAACCCGCACGAGGACGCGGAGTCCGCGAAACACCGGGACGAGGACGACGACCATCCCGACCCGATCCTGGCGCCCCCGACCGCGAACCCGCGCCGCACGCGGGTGCCCGCCGAGGGCCTGCATCCGAAGACCGACCAGGACGACCCGGAGACGTCGGGTCACCATCGTCGAGAGGAGACCTGATGGTACGCGACACGCGGCTCGACCCCGAGGTGGAAGTGCTCTGGGAGGACTTCCACGCCGAGGTCAACGTCCCGTCGGAGCAGCTGCGTACCTGGCTGCTGACCCGGGGCTCCGGCGAGGAGTCGTTCAGCCCGAACCCGGACCTCGACCTGCCCCAGCCGGGACGGGAGATCCTCAAGGTGCTCAACAAGCGCAAGGTCGACCTGACCCCGGAGGACATCGAGGTGATGCGGGAGGCGGTCGAGCGCATCCGCGAGCTGACGGACGCCAAGCCCCGGCGCGGCAACGCCGACGACGAGTGGCGGCACTCCCTGCTCGACCTCGGCCACGACCCTCTCGTCGAACGCTGAGCGCTGCCGTACGCGACGGTGCCGTCCCGGTCCGGGGCGGCACCGTCGCCTGTCGCTACTGGCCCTGGTCGGGTTCCAGGCTGCCGATGGTCAGCCCCGCCGCGTCGGCGGCGGCGTCGCGCTCGCCCCGGGTCTGGTCCTCCCGGGTGAGCAGGTTGGCGTACTCGGTGACGTCGGCCGGGTCGGGCACCTCCGGCAGCCGGCGCAGGAACGCCTCCACCTGGCGGGTGGCGGCGGTGTGCGCGGCGGCGGCCTGGCGGAGCAGCTCCCGGTCGTCGGCGGGCGGGTAGAGATCGGTCATGTCCGCCAGATACCCGGACAGCGGCCGTTCGCACCGCCACCGAGCAGCCAGAAGCCCTCGTCCCGGTCGCGGCCCGGCAGACCCTGCGCGGCTCGCCGGGGGTCAGACCCCGCTGGGCTGCCGGACGCCGAAGCCCGGGTTGCGCACCAGCCAGTCCAGGTAGGTGGGGTGCGGGGCCAACGAGTCGGTGTACGCCGCCTTCGCCGTCGCCAGCAGCAGCTCCGCGTCCCCGGCGGCGGGCGAGTCCGGGTGCCACCCCAGCAGCAGCCGCCAGCGTAGCGGGACACCGGCCAGCCGTCGGGTGACCAGGCCGGCGACCGGGCGGAACGTCGCCTGGCAGAGGGCCACCGCAACGCCCGCCTCCACCAGGTCGACGCAGCCGCGGATGTCGGTCTCGTACACCTTGCGCGGGGTGAAGCCGGCGCGGGCGCACGCGGCGGCGAAACAGTCGCCGAAGCAGCCGTCGCCCGGCGCGGCCACCCACTGCTCGTGACCCAGGTCCGCCAGGCGCACCTCGGCCCGCTCCGCGAGCGGGTGGCTCTCCGGCAGCAGCACCAGCACCGGGTCGATGGCCACCTCGCGCCAGCTCAACCCGAACGCGGCCGACGGGGTGGCGTCGCCGCACACGCCGGTGAGGGCGAAGTCCAACCGCCCGCCGGCCACCAGCTGCGCCAGCTCGTCCACCGACCACGAGGCGTACGTGGTGATCTGGGCGGGGGGCTGCTCGGCGGCCAGCCGGTGCACCAACCGGCCCAGGATCGGGCTGTTCACGCCGCCGAGGCGGTAGCAGCGGGGCGCCGCGCCCGCGCCGGCGAGCCGTGCCGCCTCGTCCTGCAGGCCCTTCATCGCCGGCAGCAGCACCCGGGCTCGGGCGAGCACCAGCTCACCGAGCGCGGTGGGCCGGGCGCCGCGCCGGTCCCGGTCGAACAGCGGCCCGCCAAGCGTCCGCTCGATCCGCTGGAGCTGGGCGGTGAGCGCCGGCTGGGCGAGCCCGAGCGTCGACGCCGCCTTGGTCACACTCCCTGTCTCCGCGATCGCGCAGACCACCCGCAGGTGTCGCAGCTCCAGG from Micromonospora lupini harbors:
- a CDS encoding DUF3140 domain-containing protein; the encoded protein is MVRDTRLDPEVEVLWEDFHAEVNVPSEQLRTWLLTRGSGEESFSPNPDLDLPQPGREILKVLNKRKVDLTPEDIEVMREAVERIRELTDAKPRRGNADDEWRHSLLDLGHDPLVER
- a CDS encoding LysR family transcriptional regulator produces the protein MNLELRHLRVVCAIAETGSVTKAASTLGLAQPALTAQLQRIERTLGGPLFDRDRRGARPTALGELVLARARVLLPAMKGLQDEAARLAGAGAAPRCYRLGGVNSPILGRLVHRLAAEQPPAQITTYASWSVDELAQLVAGGRLDFALTGVCGDATPSAAFGLSWREVAIDPVLVLLPESHPLAERAEVRLADLGHEQWVAAPGDGCFGDCFAAACARAGFTPRKVYETDIRGCVDLVEAGVAVALCQATFRPVAGLVTRRLAGVPLRWRLLLGWHPDSPAAGDAELLLATAKAAYTDSLAPHPTYLDWLVRNPGFGVRQPSGV